In the genome of Ignavibacteriota bacterium, the window TTTGGAAAAGTGAAGAATGGAAGTCTCTGGCTGAAAAGTACAATGGGAATTTATAAACTCCGGGATACAGTATGGCAGTTACTGCTTCCCTCCCCGGAAGGAATTTTTATCATCAACGGGATAGAAGAAAATTCGGCAGGGTATGGGGCGCTTGCAATCGTCAATCCGTTGAGTCATCAGGGACTCTGGGAATGGAATAAGAGTGTACGCCCGACACTTTACATGAGTACCGATGCGACATTTACCAATTCATTCGATATTGATTTGAACGGCAATATTATTACGGTCGAAAAAAATAATGAGATACGAATCAAACAGATTGGAAAATGGAAGTCGTATTCACGATTGAATCCCCTCATGAAAAATCCCCGAAGCGTTTTTATCTCGAACCATAATGATGTTTGGTTCGGCGGGGAAAACGGCATGTTTGTGTATAAAGTTCAGCAATCCCGGTGGAACTTATTGGGACATCCATCCATGATGAAGAGAAACATGGTGAATGAGATTGTTATCATGCCCGATGAACAAATCTGGCTTGCGACCGCCGATGGAATAGAAATTCTCGGACCGGGCAATCGAAGAAAATGGATTCGGAATGTTTTAGGAAAAAGTATCGCCGGGGTAACAGGGATGGACGTTGATGAGAAGGGAAATGTCTGGATATCGAGCGGCTCAGCGTTTAGCGGCTTATATCAATGGAACGGAAAAAAATGGAAGCACCATCCTGTAACCGGCAGCCAGACGGAAATCTATTTTCATAAGATTACAAAAGATAGACAACAACAATTATGGTTTCTGCCTTTGTCAGCAAGAGAAAATTCGTATTACAAAAAACTTACTCCCTATCGCTTAGTGAACGATACAATAAAACCATGGACGGAAATTGCAGGCAAAGAAAAATTACGGCTCTACTCGTTTGTCGAAGATGCTCATGGCGGAAAATGGTTCGGCACGATTACGGGATTGCAACGTTGGAAAGAAGGTACTATCGGACTGTGGGAAGTATTATATTCGAATTTGAAAAAACCCAGAATTTTTACACTGGCATATGGACCTAACGATAATATTTGGTTTGGTGACCAGGACGGCGGCGGCGGATTAGGATATGTTAACCAAAAAGATTCTATCGGATATTTTACTTCGCGTGATGGGTTGGTCAATGATAATATCTGGGACCTCGTGGTTGATTCATCCGGCGTACTCTGGATTGCGACGGAACGCGGGCTTGGCAGTTATAATCAGGGGGAGTGGAGAATCTATGATGAACGGAGCGGGTTGAAGTACCCGTTCATTTGGCCCATCGTTCCCCGGAGCGAGAAAGTGTATGTCGGCACGCTGGGAGGCGGACTTGCAATTCTTGACAGAACGATTCCAATTCCTCCTTCTCCGAGAATCAAGTTAGAAGAGCCGATAATTGAAGAAGCGAAAACTACCATTCAATGGAAGGCGCTTGCTTTTAATGGAGAGTTGCCTCCCGATGAGGTACAGACACGGTACCGGCTGAACGATGAAGAATGGTCGGCATGGAATACGCAACGAAGCATTACGTACCAGAAACTAGAACCGGGGAATTATCATTTTTATCTGCAGGCGCGTGGTGTGTTCGGACAGTACGACACACCCGGGAAGCAGGTATTCTTTACAATCCAACCTCCGCTCCTTAAACGCCCGGTATTCTTTCTCCCGATTGGAACGCTTTCATTATTGAGTATCATTTTTGCAGTCAGTTATTTTGTCCGCAGAAGAAAA includes:
- a CDS encoding PAS domain S-box protein gives rise to the protein MKQRFCGCSDSRYVMKYVLFFIVSCVRLFAQEPLFTEDWRWSHFTTKSGLPSNNVLQIFETEDSTIWVNTTEGIAWFDGYEFNKVLLPNRKDSYQSFIRSVRGENLVVFSMKSVFWGNKNGFREIRELQQTQFMEAVQNNTLLFLKNDSIFSYTQGEISVPLIIPGYFQGTVSEFGKVKNGSLWLKSTMGIYKLRDTVWQLLLPSPEGIFIINGIEENSAGYGALAIVNPLSHQGLWEWNKSVRPTLYMSTDATFTNSFDIDLNGNIITVEKNNEIRIKQIGKWKSYSRLNPLMKNPRSVFISNHNDVWFGGENGMFVYKVQQSRWNLLGHPSMMKRNMVNEIVIMPDEQIWLATADGIEILGPGNRRKWIRNVLGKSIAGVTGMDVDEKGNVWISSGSAFSGLYQWNGKKWKHHPVTGSQTEIYFHKITKDRQQQLWFLPLSARENSYYKKLTPYRLVNDTIKPWTEIAGKEKLRLYSFVEDAHGGKWFGTITGLQRWKEGTIGLWEVLYSNLKKPRIFTLAYGPNDNIWFGDQDGGGGLGYVNQKDSIGYFTSRDGLVNDNIWDLVVDSSGVLWIATERGLGSYNQGEWRIYDERSGLKYPFIWPIVPRSEKVYVGTLGGGLAILDRTIPIPPSPRIKLEEPIIEEAKTTIQWKALAFNGELPPDEVQTRYRLNDEEWSAWNTQRSITYQKLEPGNYHFYLQARGVFGQYDTPGKQVFFTIQPPLLKRPVFFLPIGTLSLLSIIFAVSYFVRRRKSEAALRRSEERFRTITETSHSAIFIFADSRLLFVNSEACRLTKFTEDELLRKSFMQLLATDEQQSNDSGIARMKYRGDSIKRFEGKIHCADGSDRWADFILGSITFEGKEATIATAFDITERKQSVVQLMKYQHELRTLTAQLSISEEQERRKMATYLHDSIGATLAFCKIKLGELQAGISSDTNLSVFKEIREMLTRAIQDTRSLTVELSPPILYELGLVQALEWLVEKMMTEHRIQFEFHDDKEPKPLEDEVKVMLFHAVRELLVNIIKHARATRVTVTTQCKGHHLEISVHDNGVGFDSTQVLDAARSKSWRTSKMGFGIFNIRERISHIGGETIIQSRTTAENKRGTTIRLLIPLSLHSIGEYS